The nucleotide sequence TTGAAGAATCGTGAGAGGAGGCCAGAGGAGGACTGTGGTGATGAAGACGCTGACGATGAGCTGGCTTCGCTATCTGATAGTTCACTGTCACTTGTCTCTGAACCAGTGATTTCTTGGACGCGTTCGCTACCCTTCTTCATGTCACCGAAGAACTTCTCTGTTAATCGGACAGCCTCTCCGTGCTCGACTCCAGCATAAGCCACGACCATTCTCTCAGGTCGGTAGAAGAGATCGCGGTACGCCAAAACAGTATTTCTGTCAATAACGCCTAATCTCTCCTCTGGGCATAACAGTGGATTTCCGAGCGTATTATCCTTAAACGCAGCAGTGTGCACCAGCTCAGGCAAGATAAGTTCGGGCTTGCTCCAAATCTCTCGGATTTCATATCGAGCGGTCTCGATCTGCTCTGCCACCTCCTCTTCCGTAATTTGAGGATCCCTAATCGTTTCGGCGAGGAGTTCGATTGTCGGGGGAACGGCATTGTTAAAAGTTGCCGCCTGGTACATCATGCTCTCTCTTGAAGAGGCACATTGAATATTTCCACCCAGGGCCTCGACCTGCTCGAGCATATCGTCTGCGGAGCGCTTCGATGTCGATTTGAAAGCAAGACGGTCCATAATGTGAGATACACCGCGGAGAGAGTCGTTTTCGAATCGAGAGCCGCCTTCGATATAAACACCGACGCCAGCGAAGGATCCGGGGAGGGCCTCTGATGCGACTCGTAGGCCATTAGGAAGTGTTGTGACTCGATCAAGTTCTGTAGGATCCTATTGCACATCAGCCGAGGACCTCCAATGCATACATCATACAAAATACCTTCTCAATCCCCTTCACATGAACGGTAGCCATCGATCTCCGCGCCAGCGAAAGCTTGGAGGCCTGCCCCAAGACCCGGGAGCATGACGCCCGGGCCCTTGTTGGCAGGTACTGAGTAAATGGACGAAGCATTATCAAGATGCGCCTGCTAGCAAGAATAAGAGAAGTACAAATCTCGATTCTGCTCTAGCAAAGTGCAAAGGGCAAAGAAATGCTTGGTTGAAGTACTGGCACTGGCGGCTGAGTTTGCGACTAAAGCCGTCGAAATTTAGCACAACCCCGGCCAGGCCGCCCGCACTCGGCGATTAGCCGGATCATCTCGGTGCCGGGAACGACGGTGATGACATAATGCGATTTTTTGATATACAGATGCGAGAAAGACAGGAAGGCAACTGAAAGCTTTCCGAGATTCACGAAAGGATTTGAATTAACAATTCCCATTTCCCAGTGTAGACGCTGGAGATAGCACAGCCTGGTCTATTTGCCGACGTATGCAGTGACGTTCGTATAACCAACGCCCTATGAAAACAGCATCTCATCTTGCGAAGCTACACGAAATCTTTAGCATTTCAGTTGGAATGATATGAGAACAAGTCTATTCCATTAACTCCTGCTCATAGGTCCATATTTGGCCATTCGCATCCTATCCCATATAAACGTCCATCTCTCTTGTCTAAATCTCCCTCATATATCTTAGAAGAATGAACCAGGACAACGCTGTGCCGCGCCAGCCAAGCAAACCAATTCTGTATTTTTCAACAGATGGCTATGTTTAAAATTCCTCCAACGCCTTTGCTGCCATGAGAACCAGGACAAACCAATAGAACGCCATATATGTAATCGTTCCTAAGCCCCACTTGAAGATCAAGTGGTCTGTATATATGTGGTAATTTGAACCAGGCTTCGAATGAAGTCATTATCGAGCCGTGATGTCGTGTTCGCTCGTATCTGGCTGTGCAGCGGCATCTATACTTGTCATTTCGCCTTCTGTGGCGCTCACTGTACGGCCGGCACTGCCATCAAAAACCCATGGTCCAACATTATTTCGTGGGGTGATTGGTCCTTCAGTGCCGCCTGGAGGTGACGGTGTTCGACTATCTCCCAGCTGGCCAACTCTTCGTGGAGCTGAGGCCGCATTTCGAATAGGCAACGGCTCGGATATAGCGTGGCTAACTTCATTCCGCTGAGGTGTTTCTGGTGTGATATTGACAGTAACATCCATGTGGTCTATGTCGGCTGTGTGCGATCGCTCCGGTGTCGAAGTTCCCGAattagcagcagcaggaacCGGATCCGTCTCTGGCTCAGTGTCGGCTTGAGCTGGAGTTGATGCTTCTGCCTCGGCTTCGTTCTTAAGCTGCTGCCATTCTTCGGCCAGTTCATCGACATCGGCTTCTAAATCGGCACCAGCTCTGCAGTTCgggcagatgaagatggggtATTGTGGTGAGTTGAGCAGTGATCTTACACATTTGAAATGCCAGGTGTGAGAGCAGGGTGCTACAAATAAAGATTGACAGGGCTACATGATCGTCAGTAAAGTGAGGCGGAGAATGAGGTTATAAGGCTTACAGCAATAGAGCTCAAGCAAATGGAGCAATCTTGAGAGTTAGTACCAGCTGCTCCACTAGAAGCCATCGTCTGCAACCTCTTGTGCGCCGCCATGCTAATCAGAATGTCAGCCTTCAAGTATTTCAACAGTGGACTcaaaacttacttaaatgtgttgagcttgttctgCCAGCCACGGTTTAACTCTAGTCGCATCTTGACACAGCGGAAGATCATTTCTTCTCCACCTTTAAAGTCAATTCCGAGTTGAACGATATCTCCATCGTTGACGGGGAAAGCCTTGCTTTCCTGAGACGGTGGGCTTAACCGAATATGGTTCAGAAATGTACCAGAAGAGCTTTTGACGTCCTTAATATACCATTTTCCATCCTCGTACCAGAACTCGCAGTGGCGACGACTAACgaccttgctcttgaagcCCACTGGTGCAGCTGATGGCTGGTTACCAGGCATATTCGACATGGAGTGACTATCGCGTTCCGAGTAACGGCCAACACGAATCTTCTCAGAGCCTGTGGGCAGAGTTCTGGAAATGGGAGGGAATGTCAGGGACGGGCGTGTAGAGCGTGGGTCGTAATAGGCTGAGAAGCGAATCGACGGGGTAGTTTCGGGAGTCGATGAGCCCCCTTCGCCAGTGGTGGCTGATCGCGATCTCGTCATGGTAGGCTGGTCATGGTTCGAGTCGACTACGCCGGCGGCTGCGGCTGCGCAGGCTTGAGTATCTGCAGTCATTGATGATTCTGTTGCAGCGGTAGCGGGGTCGTTGATGTCGGCAGAATGCTGTGAAGAGGCCTTTGGTGATTCAGTAGAATTTGTAGCAGCCTTGATAGAAGCGGTAGCGAAAGCGGAGGCAGGAACAGAAGTAGGAGGCAGCGCAGGTATCGATGTTGCGGTGGTCGCTGACGTCAAATTCCTCACGGGATCGGGTGTCGAACTGACGAGTGTCAAGTGGTTGATGTTCTGGGTTCCAGTGGATGGTCCACTTGTAGTAGGCGAATGGCTGAGGGATCGCGTGAGGCTAGAGCCGTGTCGATTAGGGGACGTGCTTCGTGCGCttgctgtgcctgtgcctgtgccgcCTGCTGATCCAGAGCTGGAGCTGTTATGGTGGTTGTCGCGAGACAATAAATGGTTTTGTGTATAGTTGCGCAAGTAGCTCAAACCTCGGAGACGACTCggtcttgaggttgatgtggAGGACGACTGTGGCGGGCCCGTAGGCGTGGAAACCACTGGTTGAGTAAACATATTTGGAGAGGGCAAATCAGGCACCCGAGGGAGGGGAtttgaaaaaaaaaaaggaaaacaaaTATGTAACTGGGCGTATGTAAGAGAGAGCAGGGCCCTGTATTGGGTGGGTGCCTGCAAGGGTATAGCTTTCAAGGCAGAGTgacaagaaagacaagacGGGAAAGGGATGAACTGgaacagaagaagcaaatGCAAGTAGGTACAAATGCAGATGCAATGAATGGACCAGGCGCTGGTAGGTATTTGAGCAGATCAGATCAACTCTAAATCAGAGCCAGACGGAGCCAACCGAGAAAGGGAGAAGCAGTACGTAGAATGCGGCGCAATCTGGACTTGGACACTCCAGACTCTATCAATCAGGTCAGGCAACAAGTGAAGAGAATTGCACTGCAGAGAGACGAAGCTTAATTTCCGGTCTAACCCTTGCTTTGCCTTGAATTAgagtcttgtcttgtcttgtcttgtttcttgttgTGTTTGCTGCAGACGGCGATTTGACTGAAACCTCTACTGAGACAGACGCTGGCTTTGGTGTTGCAGAGTACGTATTCGGTACGAGGAGAGCGTTGGTAAGAGAAACAGGGTCTTATGATGGATGGCGTGCGCATATGAAGCAGGCGATATCACTCAGGTTTATCGTTTCGTCTACTGCAGTCGCTGATGGGAATTGCTCAAGTTGAATTGCCTTCTCCTGCCGGTTCAGTTCCGTCTTGCAGATCAGTTCTAGACTTGGGGTCGATGGTTCGTTATTCCGTTAGAGGCAGGGAGGTAGTCAGTCCTATGAGGAGGGAGGATTGATTCCGACGCAAGATTTGATTGATGGCAATAACAACGGAAAAGCAAATAATAAACAAGACCAGAAACAGTCGAAGAAGCACGAGGCagatagaaagaaaaaggaagagGGAGGTTGGTGAGTTGATTTACGGGCTGGTCTTGGCCATACGATGGATCAGAGAAACAACAGTGGCGGCGGTACAGTATTTCGTACAGAGCCCATTCAGCGggtgaaagaaaagaagaccACTAAATCAGTGATGGAATCTGCTGTGCTTTCTTTCACCACACCTAAAGAACCGGGGAATCAAGACAGGGGGGTGtcatgttcttgagcttgacagGGGCATCGAGCTTGATTTGTTCTAGTGAGTGAAGGGGGGGAGACACTCCTCCTCCAGAATAAGAGAGGGGATCGATCAGGATATGGGTCCCCTAGCGAGAACGCCCGAGCAGAGAGTGAGATCCATGAAATCTAGCCAAGGAACGAACAGTTTTGGCAGACGTAATTATAACAAAGGACAGCATTTTGCGAGGCTAACCTTATGCCACAGTAGATATTTCATCGTCAGAAAGGTTTTTGGTGATTAACTCAACACCATTAACCATTGAAACCTGATTCTCTCCACGCTGGCAATCCCTCAGTATGAAGGACTCATGTTAGTCTCAATAAAGATTGCATTAGTGGCCCATCAAGAACAGACAATTACAAGGATCATCTACGAATAGCGAATTGGTTCATGGCGGTATCAATCAGTCAACAGTGCCCTAAGGTAACTAGAAAAGCAGGCAACATCACGCACGCAGCCAAGTGATCAAATCTGCCTGCCAGTCAGAATCTGAACGTGATTCGGGGTGGCCGCTCCAGAACATCTCAGCTTCACTGACTTGGAAAAAAGGCGTCTTGGCGAGACATAGTACAGGGGTTCAGTATCGGAAACGGAGCGCGGATCCTCTTTTGGAGGTGGCCAAATACTTTACGACCTCAGTCTCTGCTGACGCTATCAGTGGTAATCCTTCAGTTACACGACATGTTGTTCGTCATCAAATTTCGGTAACAAAAGTCGCTGGTAACTGTAAGACCCTTAAACGATGCAATATCAACTGCCCTGAATTTCATGCCTAAGCAGCTCCACAGTCTAGATCCATCATGACATACATTCTCCATCTTTCATACAAGATACCCCAAGCCGGCCACCTTATTAAAGAAGGCCATTTTCCACAATTAACCTCTCCCAACCGCTACCCAATCTCTGATACCCACTCATTGCCCGTGTAGAAACAGTCTAGACAGTCTATCTCAACCAAAACGCCTCATGCTtctagaaaaagaaagagtccGTCCTCAACCGTTTCTCAAAGTTCCTTCGGTTAAGGCTTAAACCCAAGTTGAGTTACACTTCGGACTTTTGGTTATGGTGTTTCTGATACCGCCACCACCAGACTCTTCGAGACCTAACACCATAGCCTAAAGAGGAACAGGGCTTAAGCTTACGATGCTAGAAAGCAAACGAAAAAAATGCTCGGGAGGCGAAAAAGGGGGTAACGTTGAACCGGTGGATTGAAGGTTCTCTCAAGTATCACGATAATGGGAAATTCACTGACATAAAGTCTCCGAGTTTGTGTTACTGAACAGTTCCCCAGCAAttgcctaccttaccttatcttGCAGTTGGTTCTGTATGTACATGCCGCGGTCATCCCCACATCGGAGCCAGAATGTGACCcatgatatcatcatcctACCCTCCCTCTTCTCAACCTACAGTACCGTACAGTACGATACAGGGTCCTCAACTGTCATGCCACCCACAGGCATCATCTGCTTTTCTCACCATGGAACGGTTTCGGTTGATCCCGACCAAGTATAACGTTATCTTGAGCTCACACGCGAAACCCTCCATCCCGTGTAGATGCCCGCTAGTTCCGCTTAATGTCGACTAATGTTAGAGTGCCAAACAGTTATTGCGGATCATGAGACACCAACAGAAACATGACTTGCAACTAGGCACGTCACGAGACCCTGGGAATCATCACGCGAATGTCCGTGATATCTTCCGAAACAACTGCAGACTCTCACATTCCAGTCGGTATGTGCGGAGCTGAATTGAGGCGTTATTTCTCATGGCTCAATACacaattataaaaagaattcaTCAATTGTATGTCCCATCAACTATGCAGCCACTGCAGTAGTTGCTTGGCTCAGAGCTGCATGGCGTTAAACGAGGGTTCCGATCACATCATTGTGTAACTTGACGAGATCCATAATCGATCATGGCTGCATCATGTCTGTGGATATTCTTGCTATGAAAGTACGGTGAAACTGGTTATATGTGCCTCTAAGAAATTACAGTAGAGCTGGCTCTACTTCTTGAATACGGATTGGCCCAGACGTTCGatctctcttccctcttgTGACCCCTTTCCTGCAGCCTCCAAGAGCCTCTCCCACGACTCACTGTCCTTGAGCCTCACGGCTTCTTGCGCGGCCTTCACCCGCATTCCGCACTTCTCATACATGGTGATCGTCTCTCCAGCTTCTACTGATGTGCACTTGGGTACAAATACAGATGCTAAACGTGGGTTGCCCGCTTGAAGcgtgaggttgaagaacgGCTACGATTGTCAGTATCATATCTAACTAACTCCACAGAGTTCTCATTCTGTAACTCACCTCCCAACCAATGGGGCTTCTCCTTGTCTTGGAAATCTCCTCGATCTCGTTCCAGTCTCGCTTCGCAACTAGTGCTCGTAATCTGCAGGGACAATAGTTAGCCGTTGTCCAACGTTGTCGTCCCGAAGCCAGGGCCTGTTGGAGAAAAGGTCCACATACCGAATCCACCACGCCACTTTCTCGGGGACTTTGAACTCGCTCTGGATCTTCTTAGCCCGTCCGTGGTAGCCCAGTCGAATAAGCTTAAACATGGTTTCATTGACGCTCAGGCCAGTAAAGGTGTCTGTCAAATCCCGGTCGAAAGCTTCCTGCATCCGCAGAAGTGTCGTAGCCTCCTTCAACGCATGAACCTCGAACGCAGACTCCTTGGAATCCACTAAGAGCTTTGCTGCCAGTGCCAATTTGTCAGATGCTGTTCGAGCATCAGGTTGTTTCAATGATTCCCGGATAAAAACGTTGGCACCATCTTCTCGTCGGTCATCTTGATAATACAGATCTTTTAGCAGCGTGTTGTCACCCTCTTCCATGGCCAAAGCTTCCACCAGTGATGTTGCTGTCGGTCGCGCATTAATGACCCTGAAGAAAGCGGCGAGGGgcaacttcttcttgagctgcaACAAAACTGACAGTATTAAGTCTGTGTCGCCACTCTCAACAGCTTTGTCAAGAGCAAGctcgtcctcctccatactcaagagaagaggaacctGTCTACCACCACGAGGCTCATGGTTGAGAAGTTCAGTAGCAAGTCGGCCCCTTCCTTCTTGGTATGCTGCACGAGCGATCTCTTCAAAGGAAATTCCAGGCTTGCCAGATAGTCTCTCCACAATCAACCGGCAGATGGtatcgtcatcctcgccaCCTACACGGACTTTGCAAGACGCCCAGTGTACATAGATTCGATCTGTTGGTAACTTCAGATAGCCTGCGATCTTCAAGGCAAGAAGATACTCGTGTCGGTTGAGCAATCGTCGAATGAGGCTCTCCGGTGTCAAGCGGTGATACTGCTCAAAAGACAGTGGCATGCCTACTTCATAATATCGCACAGCGTTGAGCACGCGTAGAGTCTCGCACATGTCAACAAAGTCGTCGCTGTTATATATATCGAGTACAGATTTGCCAAATGAAGCTGCTTTGAGTAAACGCTTCTGCCAGTGGGTATCAAACTCGCGCCCAGCCGCATTAACACAAGTGTCCACAGCACCAGTAAGATTAGGTCGTATTAGTTGGATGTAATCATCTGCTTTTGGAGACTCAAGCTCTAGTTGGCCTACAGCGTCGAGAAGAATTGAAGCAGGCGATGAATCTGAAGACTGCCCAAAGACTTCGAGGGTATCCCTAGGCACTCTTTCAAGGAACTCGCAAAAGTCATTTGTAATTAGACGGGCACCATCGTGTTCTATAAGAATATTAGTAGTCTGACTTTGAAGTTGAATAAGGCACATACCAGAAATGACATGCACACGTGTGCTATCGTATATatatgaagatgaagagtcaCCAGGTCCGATAATATGCACCTCATCCTCCCAGGCAATGAGTGCATCAGACCCACACCATTCAACATATAGAGGAGGTGTTTGAGAGTCGGAATCATGTTCGAATAGCCGTTCTTGGAAGTCACTCGATATGACATGAGCTTTTCCATTCACAGCATAAAGATTGGCGTAGCGACCATCCGGAGAGACACTAATATGGCTGAAAGGTCCAATATCGAGGAAACGGTCTTCGCAATCAGTAGCATCGACGACGTATACAGTCTTATCAACACTTAATAGTACCTCGACAGACCTAGATAATGTGTGGTTCGGTGAAATGATTGACCAAGCATGGATCTCGCTTTCTGGTATCTTAGCAAGAGCTTTTGGTCGGGGTTCAGTATATGATGAGACTGTGACAAGTGAGTTGTTTCCAAGTAGTGCTACCATGCCATGGTCGTAGAAACTACCTCTTGTCAGTCGCGGAAGTAGATCGTATCACTAAGAGGCACCTACCGACATGACTCGACGCTATAGTTGTCGGCACCATGGCCGAGGGAGAATTGTGTAAAGTCTCCTTGCAGATCATAACAGCGGACCGTACCGTCAGTGGTAACAACGAGTAGAGTCTCATCTTCAGACCACCCAAGGCCTTTAATGGTACCATTATCCCAGGGGATGCTTCGGAGTTTCTTACCAGCAAGACTGTAGATGTCAATTGCTGGTTTTGCTGATCTTCCTGGTTGATATGCGAGAAGCTTTGTGTCGTCGCGCCATAGTGCTAAGATATGGTCAGTTACAATCACATCGACACTAACTTCATCATAAGTGTATTGGAAACTTATGAGTTAACGATCTTAGATTTCTGTAGTTTAGAACTCACCTAGTGCTCCTGCATATGGAGCTCCCGCAACGATATAATTATCCAAGTCGAGATCTTGGTCAAACACAGCTGTATACTGCTGTGTCTTGCGGAACCATCTGTCCCCGACACTCTCCCAGTCAGCTCTGGCGTGAAGTGTGTCCATCTCGCGTTATCTCATATTGCAACCCAATCTTTTTGAATTTATTGAGGAAGAGACGCGCCTGTGCTGAATGTTATTCGTCAGCTAGGCACCTGTACAGTATGAATGAGAGCAGGGAGCTTGGGTGCTGCATCATACCGCAGGTAGCTCAAGTAAGGTAAGTGGAGGTTGCCCGGCGCACGG is from Fusarium musae strain F31 chromosome 4, whole genome shotgun sequence and encodes:
- a CDS encoding hypothetical protein (MEROPS:MER0079232), whose protein sequence is MATVHVKGIEKDPTELDRVTTLPNGLRVASEALPGSFAGVGVYIEGGSRFENDSLRGVSHIMDRLAFKSTSKRSADDMLEQVEALGGNIQCASSRESMMYQAATFNNAVPPTIELLAETIRDPQITEEEVAEQIETARYEIREIWSKPELILPELVHTAAFKDNTLGNPLLCPEERLGVIDRNTVLAYRDLFYRPERMVVAYAGVEHGEAVRLTEKFFGDMKKGSERVQEITGSETSDSELSDSEASSSSASSSPQSSSGLLSRFFKHPPSASQNLQNLPSQNDITKPSKYTGGFLSLPAQPPNLSGLPTFTHIHLAFEGLPVASDDIYALATLQTLLGGGGSFSAGGPGKGMYSRLYTNVLNQHGWVESCMAFNHSYTDSGLFGISASCLPGRTANMLDVMCQELRALTLTTGFSRLQETEVARAKNQLRSSLLMNLESRMVELEDLGRSIQVHGRKIPVKDMCRRIENLTVDDLRRVAKMVVGGKVKNPGGGSGAPTVVLQEAQAYGVSSHSMSWDQIQDRIDSWKLGST
- a CDS encoding hypothetical protein (BUSCO:EOG09260FL2), which produces MDTLHARADWESVGDRWFRKTQQYTAVFDQDLDLDNYIVAGAPYAGALALWRDDTKLLAYQPGRSAKPAIDIYSLAGKKLRSIPWDNGTIKGLGWSEDETLLVVTTDGTVRCYDLQGDFTQFSLGHGADNYSVESCRSVEVLLSVDKTVYVVDATDCEDRFLDIGPFSHISVSPDGRYANLYAVNGKAHVISSDFQERLFEHDSDSQTPPLYVEWCGSDALIAWEDEVHIIGPGDSSSSYIYDSTRVHVISEHDGARLITNDFCEFLERVPRDTLEVFGQSSDSSPASILLDAVGQLELESPKADDYIQLIRPNLTGAVDTCVNAAGREFDTHWQKRLLKAASFGKSVLDIYNSDDFVDMCETLRVLNAVRYYEVGMPLSFEQYHRLTPESLIRRLLNRHEYLLALKIAGYLKLPTDRIYVHWASCKVRVGGEDDDTICRLIVERLSGKPGISFEEIARAAYQEGRGRLATELLNHEPRGGRQVPLLLSMEEDELALDKAVESGDTDLILSVLLQLKKKLPLAAFFRVINARPTATSLVEALAMEEGDNTLLKDLYYQDDRREDGANVFIRESLKQPDARTASDKLALAAKLLVDSKESAFEVHALKEATTLLRMQEAFDRDLTDTFTGLSVNETMFKLIRLGYHGRAKKIQSEFKVPEKVAWWIRLRALVAKRDWNEIEEISKTRRSPIGWEPFFNLTLQAGNPRLASVFVPKCTSVEAGETITMYEKCGMRVKAAQEAVRLKDSESWERLLEAAGKGSQEGREIERLGQSVFKK